Proteins encoded within one genomic window of Aspergillus nidulans FGSC A4 chromosome VII:
- a CDS encoding protein kinase IKS1 (transcript_id=CADANIAT00008306): MAEADGAIVPYSSSNDVVLRHDGSVVVYDPVSRQLVLQDAAEAEKHDNDPQCPYCRRPLRDEASGQDNYHSRTQPEFVNPEYFRMLHNSLPPASVDSATAQPQSRRLVQPVLADSPSSGSGQSRVPNGHGISSAAFTPDYFKRFFVEESVLGKGGKGVVLLVKHVLDGVSLGHYACKRVPVGDDHEWLEKVLIEVQTLQHLSHQNLVSYRHVWLENAKITTFGPSVPCAFILQQYCNAGDLHNYICGSMQTSTTPQELKERIRRRSRGGPEAPLGLHEPRKLHFDEIYSFFKDITSGLRYLHASGYIHRDLKPNNCLLHKTNDGIRVLVSDFGEVQPQDAIRRSTGATGTVSYCAPEVLRREYPNGPFANFTFKSDIFSLGMILYFLCFAQLPYRNADLINEEKEDLEKLREEIMDWPGFDQGRMRPDLPEQLYTFLWRLLSVDPDLRPSADEVLSGLEVGANANENLRTKRGSSSSSAPDVHSASRIRPLDDTTDTVSPRRSFSRGPAIRRNSVFESNGSVGDLTPVFEDMDGTQRRGSLSPERDLVVRPRFSNTQSVSPPRNEPHSVGPSIGPTTIEPSIRLLPPPPGGSFLPRRLSGWYPPFFAVQLSLFLAKIAMALQPCSPLAVNPWVLYFLIIAAGINLRTKSLQMQLASLVLHALVVFLSMKLEILCIWPSTTAGMVHGNEL, from the exons ATGGCGGAGGCGGACGGCGCCATTGTTCCTTACTCCTCATCTAACGATGTTGTTTT ACGCCATGATGGATCGGTTGTCGTTTATGATCCGGTTTCGAGACAACTAGTCCTTCAAGATGCAgccgaggctgagaagcACGACAATGATCCGCAGTGTCCATACTGCCGCAGGCCGTTGCGAGACGAGGCCTCTGGTCAAGACAACTACCATTCCAGGACGCAGCCAGAATTTGTCAATCCCGAATATTTCCGCATGCTCCATAACAGTCTTCCACCTGCCTCAGTAGATTCAGCTACAGCCCAGCCGCAATCTCGACGTCTAGTTCAGCCTGTACTCGCCGATAGTCCTTCAAGCGGATCGGGCCAGTCCAGGGTACCTAACGGACATGGTATCTCATCGGCTGCATTTACTCCAGACTACTTCAAAAGGTTCTTTGTGGAAGAATCGGTGCTAGGAAAAGGCGGGAAAggtgttgtgttgttggtgaAGCATGTCCTAGACGGCGTGTCTTTGGGTCATTATGCCTGCAAGCGCGTGCCTGTTGGGGATGATCACGAGTGGCTCGAAAAGGTTTTGATTGAAGTGCAAACACTCCAGCACCTCTCACATCAGAACCTTGTCTCCTACCGACATGTTTGGCTCGAGAACGCGAAAATTACGACATTTGGGCCAAGCGTCCCATGCGCGTTTATCCTCCAGCAGTACTGCAATGCGGGGGATCTTCATAACTACATTTGTGGCTCCATGCAGACATCTACGACGCCTCAGGAATTGAAAGAGCGCATTAGACGAAGGTCTAGAGGAGGCCCCGAGGCTCCTCTTGGTCTCCATGAACCTCGCAAGCTACATTTTGATGAGATTTACTCTTTCTTCAAGGACATTACTTCGGGTCTTCGATATCTCCATGCAAGCGGCTATATTCACCGTGATCTTAAGCCCAACAACTGTCTGCTGCACAAGACTAACGATGGCATACGAGTCTTGGTCAGCGATTTCGGCGAGGTTCAGCCCCAGGATGCAATACGGAGGTCTACGGGGGCGACAGGAACTGTGTCGTACTGTGCTCCAGAGGTGTTACGGCGGGAGTACCCTAATGGCCCCTTCGCCAATTTCACCTTCAAAAGTGATATCTTCTCTCTCGGAATGATTCTTTATTTTCTGTGCTTCGCGCAGCTTCCGTATCGAAATGCTGATCTCATcaatgaggagaaggaggatctTGAGAAACTCCGTGAAGAGATAATGGACTGGCCTGGTTTTGACCAAGGACGAATGCGCCCTGATTTACCCGAACAACTCTATACTTTCCTCTGGCGTTTGCTGTCAGTTGACCCCGATTTACGGCCATCTGCGGACGAGGTACTTAGTGGCCTCGAGGTCGGGGCCAATGCTAATGAGAACCTACGCACAAAACGTGGCAGCAGTAGTTCTTCTGCGCCTGACGTGCACAGCGCATCTAGGATTCGCCCTCTTGATGATACGACCGATACAGTGTCTCCCAGGAGGTCTTTTTCACGAGGTCCTGCAATACGCCGCAATTCTGTATTTGAATCGAATGGGTCTGTAGGGGACCTGACCCCCGTATTTGAAGACATGGATGGTACACAGAGGAGAGGCTCGCTCAGTCCAGAGCGTGATTTGGTCGTCCGACCTCGATTCTCTAATACACAATCTGTCTCACCACCCAGGAATGAGCCTCATTCAGTTGGGCCAAGCATCGGACCAACCACCATCGAACCTTCTATCCGACTACTGCCCCCTCCGCCAGGGGGGTCCTTCCTCCCCCGACGCCTTTCGGGGTGGTATCCACCGTTTTTCGCAGTACAGCTGTCTTTGTTTCTTGCTAAAATTGCTATGGCACTGCAGCCTTGCTCGCCGTTGGCTGTCAACCCCTGGGTGTTGTACTTTTTGATCATAGCAGCAGGCATCAACTTGCGGACGAAAAGCTTGCAAATGCAGCTAGCATCTTTGGTTTTGCATGCTCTTGTCGTTTTTCTAAGCATGAAGCTGGAGATTCTATGTATCTGGCCTTCGACCACGGCCGGAATGGTGCATGGGAATGAATTATAG
- a CDS encoding putative GPI anchored cell wall protein (transcript_id=CADANIAT00008311): MANMRNFAAFAAFAASAQAFVSRDTSCCFHLTASGGASGPVGQLGDGQNRVGGDSGSLPEGQFCINTDGSITDGSGRGCILTPPTTQFQCDLGGTPTPGFSVDSSGLLGYNGQTDFVACATGQNGEMNIYTSPNSADVTGCVSIQLTADSCLGTGAGGGGPGTQGPGQSTATVPVVSPSPSAPGGGTGGSEVPGQSTPTVPIVTPSPSVPGGGAGGGPGPQGPGQSTATVPVVSPSPSAPGGGAGGSEVPGQSTPTVPIVTPSPSIPGGGAGGGPGQSTATVPVVSPSPSVPGGGAGGSEAPGQSTATIPVVSPSPSPSVPGGGAGGGPSQSTETVPVTSPSPSVPGGGAGSGEGPGTSPSPSAPGGGAGGGGEGGGQSTGTVPVATPSPSAPGSQGPGGVPSECAQCPPTSTVYITVTADCTTETPGVPGGESNTPGVPGGTEPGQPPSTETPVGPGGGGVTPTGPAGGGETSTVPAGGGGPQPTGPAGGGAGGSCPADLSGDYEFPHLIIPIDSSSPDEAYGTQFNGTVTSTVSTIFNFDIPATAAGKTCTLVFLFPRQEDLETSAFDFSGDGTIQFSAVETYATESTTYNNAPQISQNLGQFTVSPGNSYTVCSSECPAGQTVGYEMSTAGTTELEFFEDYNPSPIGLFITVC, from the exons ATGGCCAATATGAGGAACTTTGCTGCTTTTGCAGCCTTTGCGGCAAGCGCCCAAGCATTTGTTTCCCGCGATACCAGCTGTTGCTTCCACCTTACAGCATCCGGCGGTGCTTCGGGCCCTGTTGGCCagcttggagatggtcaGAACCGTGTAGGCGGTGACTCGGGAAGCTTGCCTGAGGGCCAGTTCTGTATTAACACTGATGGCTCTATCACTGATGGTAGTGGACGTGGCTGTATATTGACTC CTCCCACGACACAATTTCAATGTGATTTGGGTGGAACTCCCACGCCAGGATTCTCAGTCGACTCGAGCGGCCTGCTCGGTTATAACGGGCAAACTGATTTCGTTGCCTGTGCAACTGGTCAAAATGGAGAAATGAACATCTATACCTCACCGAACAGTGCAGATGTTACAGGCTGCGTTAGCATTCAGCTAACGGCCGATTCTTGCTTGGGAacgggagcaggaggaggtggcCCCGGAACACAGGGCCCTGGACAAAGCACTGCGACTGTCCCAGTTGTCTCACCTTCGCCTAGTGCCCCAGGAGGTGGTACTGGAGGCAGTGAAGTTCCCGGCCAAAGCACCCCGACCGTCCCAATCGTTACGCCCTCACCCAGCGTTCCTGGgggcggagctggaggtggacCTGGCCCTCAGGGTCCTGGCCAAAGCACTGCGACTGTCCCAGTTGTCTCACCTTCGCCTAGTGCCCCAggaggtggtgctggaggcaGTGAAGTTCCCGGCCAAAGCACCCCGACCGTCCCAATCGTTACGCCCTCACCCAGCATTCCTGggggtggtgctggaggtGGACCTGGCCAAAGCACAGCAACTGTTCCAGTTGTCTCACCTTCGCCCAGTGTCCCAggaggtggtgctggaggcaGCGAAGCTCCCGGCCAAAGCACCGCAACCATCCCAGTTGTTTCGCCCTCGCCATCGCCCAGCGtccctggaggaggagcaggaggaggccCTAGTCAAAGCACTGAGACCGTTCCAGTTACCTCGCCCTCGCCTAGTGTCCCTGGAGGTGGTGCTGGGAGTGGTGAAGGTCCTGGCACTTCACCCTCACCAAGTGCCCCAGgaggcggcgctggaggaggtggtgaaGGAGGTGGTCAGAGCACTGGGACTGTCCCAGTTGCTACGCCCTCGCCCAGTGCTCCCGGATCTCAGGGTCCCGGTGGAGTTCCTTCTGAGTGTGCGCAGTGCCCTCCAACATCGACTGTATATATAACAGTTACTGCCGATTGCACCACTGAAACGCCTGGCGTACCTGGCGGAGAGTCAAACACCCctggagttcctggaggaACCGAGCCTGGTCAACCTCCTTCTACTGAGACTCCTGTTGGTCccggtggcggcggcgtGACGCCTACTGGCCCTGCTGGCGGAGGCGAGACTTCCACTGTCCCTGCTGGCGGTGGAGGTCCCCAACCCACTGGacctgctggcggcggtgcCGGTGGGAGTTGCCCTGCTGATCTCTCGGGCGACTATGAGTTCCCCCATTTGATCATCCCTATTGACTCGTCCTCCCCTGATGAAGCTTACGGCACTCAGTTCAACGGAACTGTGACATCCACTGTCTCGACAATCTTCAACTTTGACATTCCTGCCACGGCTGCTGGAAAGACTTGTACCCTtgttttcctcttccctcGGCAAGAGGATCTTGAGACTTCAGCATTCGATTTCAGTGGAGACGGCACGATTCAATTCTCAGCAGTCGAAACGTATGCCACCGAGTCAACCACATACAACAACGCTCCTCAGATCAGTCAAAATCTTGGCCAGTTCACTGTTTCCCCCGGGAACTCCTACACCGTCTGTAGTTCCGAGTGCCCGGCTGGCCAGACCGTCGGCTACGAGATGTCGACTGCTGGAACCACTGAGCTCGAATTCTTCGAAGATTATAATCCCTCACC GATCGGTCTGTTCATCACTGTCTGTTAG
- a CDS encoding putative GTPase NOG2 (transcript_id=CADANIAT00008307), translating into MGTGKKEATRRVRQGKVGDGMANVRVKGENFYRDAKKVKRLNMLKDGKPQRDAAGNITVAASYQSREAPVARIEPNRKWFGNTRVISQEALSSFREAVAERASDPYQVLLKTNKLPMSLIRDNKTVNGLKQHEAKMTIETSPFSDTFGPKAQRKRVKLGVSSLEDLAGETMKMHDSYVEKSEQGRHEDGTPIVAGDDVATDLSVGTLPTSREAVFLKGQSKRIWNELYKVIDSSDVVIHVIDARDPEGTRCRGIEKYIREEAPHKHLIFVLNKCDLVPTGVAAAWVRHLSKDYPTLAFHASINNSFGKGSLIQLLRQFSSLHSDRKQISVGLIGYPNTGKSSIINTLRKKKVCTVAPIPGETKVWQYVTLMKRIYLIDCPGVVPPSQTDTPEDILLRGVVRVENVENPEQYIPAILKRVQPKHLERTYGIKETSDAIEFLSILARKGGRLLRGGEPDLDGVAKMVINDFLRGKIPWFTPPPFTPGEEGEKIEGREGRLGEMGRKRKIEETSQDASEGQEGQDQSASDSEEEFGGFDDEQDDSDNDSIANLEVSDEESGEE; encoded by the exons ATGGGtacagggaagaaggaagcCACGCGCCGTGTCCGCCAGGGCAAGGTTGGCGATGGCATGGCCAATGTGAGGGTCAAGGGTGAAAATTTCTACAG AGATGcgaagaaggtgaagaggCTGAATATGCTCAAGGATGGCAAGCCTCAACGTGACGCCGCCGGAAACATCACTGTTGCTGCTTCGTATCAATCTCGAGAGGCACCGGTCGCTAGAATAGAACCAAACCGGAAATGGTTTGGCAATACTCGGGTCATCTCACAAGAGGCTTTATCCTCGTTTCGTGAGGCCGTCGCCGAGCGTGCCTCTGACCCGTATCAGGTTCTCCTCAAGACCAACAAGCTCCCAATGAGCCTGATCAGAGACAATAAGACGGTCAATGGACTCAAGCAACATGAGGCTAAGATGACAATTGAAACATCACCATTTAGCGACACTTTCGGGCCTAAGGCTCAAAGAAAGAGAGTCAAGCTGGGTGTCTCGTCGCTCGAAGACTTGGCTGGTGAAACGATGAAGATGCACGATAGTTATGTTGAGAAGTCGGAACAAGGTAGGCATGAGGACGGTACTCCGATCGTCGctggcgatgatgtggcGACAGATCTCTCAGTTGGCACCTTGCCGACGTCTCGTGAGGCAGTCTTCTTGAAAGGTCAAAGCAAAAGAATTTGGAACGAGCTGTATAAGGTCATTGACTCGTCTGACGTTGTCATTCATGTTATCGATGCTCGCGACCCCGAGGGCACACGCTGCAGAGGTATTGAGAAATACATTCGCGAGGAGGCACCACATAAGCACCTGATATTTGTTCTGAACAAGTGTGATCTTGTGCCCACTGGCGTTGCG GCTGCTTGGGTACGTCACTTGTCAAAGGACTATCCTACTCTTGCATTCCACGCTTCGATCAACAACTCTTTTGGTAAAGGATCTCTTATCCAACTCCTGAGGCAATTTTCATCACTCCACTCCGACCGAAAACAGATCTCGGTTGGTTTGATCGGCTATCCTAACACAGGAAAGTCTTCAATAATCAATACTctccgcaagaagaaggtgtGCACAGTTGCTCCTATCCCGGGCGAGACCAAAGTTTGGCAGTACGTCActctgatgaagaggatTTACCTCATCGACTGTCCTGGTGTTGTCCCGCCGAGTCAGACGGATACCCCAGAGGATATTCTCCTCCGAGGTGTTGTCCGGGTTGAAAACGTTGAAAACCCTGAGCAGTATATTCCGGCCATATTGAAGCGCGTGCAACCCAAGCATCTTGAGCGCACTTACGGTATCAAGGAAACAAGCGACGCCATCGAGTTCCTCAGCATTCTTGCCAGGAAGGGCGGTAGGCTCCTTCGTGGAGGTGAACCAGATCTCGATGGCGTTGCTAAGATGGTGATCAACGATTTCCTCCGAGGCAAGATTCCCTGGTTTACTCCCCCTCCTTTCACACCTGGtgaggagggtgagaagattgaagGCCGCGAAGGCAGACTCGGTGAGATGGGCAGAAAGCGCAAGATTGAGGAGACATCTCAGGATGCGAGTGAgggtcaagaaggccaagatcAGTCCGCTTCTGACTCCGAGGAAGAGTTTGGGGGATTCGATGACGAGCAGGATGATAGCGATAATGATTCTATTGCAAATCTTGAAGTCAGCGATGAGGAAAGCGGGGAGGAGTGA
- a CDS encoding uncharacterized protein (transcript_id=CADANIAT00008308), with protein sequence MSLLRQSRTATVQLRGFSSSSVLRVGPESPNFIEIPRTIQPDLPPKPRVKGTLPVPRELFPKRRADKPNKQYIAAATPLPTKQETIDPDEPHAEYRSWKRSMAEMRRQNFEEGLVELHSRKLRTDKTMEDRSRERQKLRDHVLRQREREDEYLTRPSIPRDMLPKRMPVLPDPGREQRLAQSKARTEKKAAKKVAERRDALHTLYMNARHFITTESQLAAEIEKVFPEGENEAWRSDHKYGENIWNLGFPRGMASRVNENREVERWDVVQGRIKKLGEQITGGTI encoded by the coding sequence ATGtcccttctccgccaaagCCGGACTGCCACCGTGCAGCTCCGTGGtttctcatcatcctccgtTCTCCGGGTTGGACCAGAATCACCGAATTTTATTGAAATTCCTCGAACAATCCAACCGGATCTTCCACCTAAGCCCCGTGTCAAGGGTACGCTGCCGGTCCCGCGTGAACTCTTCCCTAAGCGACGAGCGGACAAACCCAACAAACAATacattgccgccgccacACCTCTCCCTACCAAGCAAGAAACTATTGACCCAGATGAGCCTCATGCTGAATACCGGAGCTGGAAACGGAGCATGGCCGAAATGAGGCGACAGAACTTCGAAGAGGGTTTGGTGGAACTTCACAGCCGGAAACTACGGACGGATAAGACAATGGAGGATCGAAGTCGGGAGAGGCAGAAGCTACGAGATCACGTTCTCCGACAACGTGAACGAGAGGACGAATACCTCACACGGCCGTCTATTCCTCGGGATATGCTACCGAAGCGCATGCCTGTGCTGCCGGATCCAGGCAGGGAACAGCGACTCGCTCAATCTAAAGCCCGAactgagaagaaggctgccaagAAGGTGGCAGAGCGTCGGGATGCATTGCACACGCTCTACATGAATGCTCGTCACTTCATCACTACCGAGTCCCAACTAGCGGCTGAAATTGAGAAGGTCTTTCCTGAGggagagaatgaagcttgGCGCAGCGATCACAAATACGGCGAGAACATTTGGAATCTTGGTTTCCCAAGGGGTATGGCAAGCCGTGTTAACGAGAACCGTGAGGTGGAGCGTTGGGATGTTGTCCAAGGCAgaatcaagaagctgggagAACAAATCACCGGTGGAACGATCTGA
- a CDS encoding TFIIH/NER complex subunit TFB3 (transcript_id=CADANIAT00008309) — MLSLNRREEEFDSKLDWDNFLEQREEIIFNLVNRIDVAKTEADLQSYASENMKSIRANQALEAKEVSSFQERQNQEQELARLRRQAAKEEYENERKELLAGRENYLNSLAQGRAGEAAAIARQGQKVMLKKSSARRSEEERIRQKQAALRGTDTQRPAYSGATTAEEGGSGLIKGLKKVKTPEPEKPYDPFGGMVPNKRDYYTLRDYYPSSYLDPIRQDTRMLAGGYDLQEYYSRTMLEAFAGLGCFVDEEVPMREANSFNIMKPIATQGAVLAAGSGEGSA, encoded by the coding sequence ATGCTTAGCCTTAAccgccgagaagaagagttCGATTCCAAGCTAGACTGGGACAACTTTTTAGAGCAGAGAGAGGAGATTATATTCAACCTTGTCAACAGGATTGACGTCGCGAAAACTGAGGCCGATCTTCAGAGCTATGCATCGGAGAACATGAAGTCTATCCGTGCCAACCAAGCTCTCGAAGCTAAAGAAGTCTCCTCGTTCCAAGAACGCCAGAACCAAGAACAAGAGCTAGCACGTCTGCGGCGCCAGGCCGCTAAAGAGGAATACGAAAATGAGCGGAAAGAGCTATTAGCCGGTCGGGAAAATtatctcaacagccttgCGCAAggacgagcaggagaggcGGCCGCAATCGCGCGACAAGGCCAGAAAGTCATGCTCAAGAAATCCTCAGCTCGGCGCAGCGAGGAAGAGCGAATCAGACAGAAGCAGGCTGCTCTACGTGGAACAGACACCCAGAGGCCTGCCTATTCTGGTGCGACCACagccgaagaaggcggatCGGGCCTGATCAAGGGTCTCAAGAAAGTCAAAACTCCAGAGCCCGAGAAGCCTTACGATCCCTTTGGCGGAATGGTTCCAAATAAGAGAGACTATTATACATTGCGAGATTACTATCCATCCTCGTATCTTGATCCTATCCGTCAAGATACACGGATGCTCGCGGGCGGATATGACCTTCAAGAATATTACTCACGAACCATGCTCGAGGCATTTGCGGGCTTAGGTTGCTTTGTTGACGAGGAGGTTCCGATGCGAGAAGCAAACTCCTTCAACATTATGAAGCCTATTGCCACACAGGGAGCTGTTTTAGCGGCGGGATCTGGTGAGGGTAGTGCATGA
- a CDS encoding phosphatase PAP2 family protein (transcript_id=CADANIAT00008312), whose protein sequence is MDSLPSKLPFSKRRLRPRVVISYIIDYVILIALVICFWILDRIEPYHQRFSLNNISLQYPYAVHERISIYEAVACSGGGPLIIIAIWTLFIDGLFSHNKPIKAGGKRKFTGPYRWKDRLWELNCGFLGLILSQALCFVITQALKNACGKPRPDIIDRCQPRPGSADPKPYGLSDISICTGDPHLLKDGFRSWPSGHSSSSFAGLFYLSLWLGGKLHIMDNKGEVWKMFIVMFPCLGATLIAVSRIMDARHHPFDVITGSLLGILCATISYRQYFPSLAEPWKKGRAYPIRTWGTEPSYPGGAPYGSTDSTAALTNPEEERFREHGNGSSENPEPIPHPEAYQPSVNPFASNAYPRHHDGNWSSSSEEDVTNGYEMQQGYTRTHNPSLGGQLPTYEPGMAYQSQTQPVSGPTSGTGPLYPEATIAPAPGTRAHNDQL, encoded by the exons ATGGACAGTCTCCCCTCTAAGCTCCCATTCTCGAAGCGCCGACTCCGACCGCGAGTCGTCATTTC ATATATCATCGACTATGTGATCCTTAT CGCGCTCGTCATTTGCTTTTGGATACTCGATCGAATCGAACCATACCACCAACGTTTCTCATTAAACAACATCTCCCTCCAATACCCGTACGCGGTCCATGAACGGATATCGATCTACGAGGCCGTCGCCTGTTCCGGAGGAGGACCGCTCATCATAATCGCCATCTGGACCCTTTTCATTGACGGGTTATTCTCGCATAACAAACCGATCAAAGCgggagggaagaggaagtttACCGGACCATACAGATGGAAGGATAGACTGTGGGAGCTCAACTGTGGGTTTCTCGGCCTGATTCTATCTCAGGCGTTATGTTTTGTGATCACCCAAGCTCTCAAGAACGCTTGCGGCAAGCCCAGACCGGATATCATTGATCGGTGTCAGCCCAGACCGGGTAGCGCGGATCCAAAGCCGTACGGTCTGTCGGATATAAGCATATGTACTGGGGATCCGCATCTGTTGAAGGATGGGTTCCGATCGTGGCCTTCAG GTCATAGCAGCT CTTCCTTTGCGGGCCTATTCTACCTCTCGCTCTGGCTCGGCGGAAAACTCCACATCATGGATAACAAAGGCGAAGTTTGGAAGATGTTCATCGTCATGTTCCCCTGCCTCGGCGCGACCTTGATCGCTGTCTCTCGAATCATGGATGCACGGCACCACCCCTTCGACGTGATCACTGGCTCCCTCCTCGGCATCCTCTGCGCCACCATCTCCTACCGCCAATACTTCCCATCCCTAGCCGAGCCTTGGAAGAAGGGACGAGCCTACCCAATTCGAACCTGGGGTACCGAGCCAAGCTACCCAGGCGGAGCCCCCTACGGTTCAACAGACAGCACCGCGGCGCTGACAaatccagaagaagagcgatTCCGCGAGCATGGAAACGGATCTTCTGAGAATCCGGAACCGATCCCTCATCCGGAAGCGTATCAACCATCCGTTAATCCTTTCGCGTCGAACGCGTACCCACGTCACCACGACGGAAACTGGTCCTCATCTAGCGAGGAAGATGTTACGAATGGGTATGAGATGCAGCAGGGTTATACCCGAACTCATAATCCCAGTCTAGGCGGCCAGCTCCCGACGTATGAGCCTGGGATGGCATATCAGTCTCAGACGCAGCCGGTGTCCGGGCCCACGTCGGGAACGGGACCGTTATACCCTGAGGCTACAATTGCCCCTGCACCTGGGACACGAGCGCATAATGACCAGCTTTAA
- a CDS encoding prefoldin-like protein (transcript_id=CADANIAT00008310), whose translation MGVPDSSIEGLERQRRELESNILQLQQSLYHWRTWEAEYEGLKEGIADLGNDATTNDFLRVSRKFGGTFVNEDEFRVIIGEKQGLRRTRQQVIDLISRRIDYVKTNVASMEKRLRAAEPQMEALDSAEHLTRNPADDFPMREIIEELDENGEVISSTTTNPGDQASSLLEILKKAGVKDIPDLPKRDASAFIETHSPDTASKDTFAPAAEQGEQAGQKKEGQEEAGQELASSGGNEPSSSASDAGGTPAEVGKETPVVDVDESPEDAQLRREMLRYGLDEVGAVVAELELDDDASEISIEEEYDPYPYDDEDEEEEEEDEYGRSIRPVLDEDYHRQMRELEAKLNARGMWNVGKDTASLPADVKEDLEHPVQVKVEKTPETNGEPASKAKPKKKVAFADNLDIAPTPKPPAPESKKVIPRKPDVPVLSDSIIERTTAEKASAAVDAPTPKKTSRFKTARGSAATIANASSAAPSTSFQHKPASLEPTPSMPLFPAKPAEPKPFSQPISDILEKPPSAVKPEGKILADTLVERNIPEGTATAPEPEELDEELHRKEIATEFHRMKNRMARQNGSSFDDEEQEMVSADPREPPKRISKFRASRMV comes from the coding sequence ATGGGAGTTCCGGACAGCAGTATTGAAGGGCTCGAACGCCAGCGTCGCGAACTCGAGAGCAACATTCTACAACTACAACAATCCCTTTACCACTGGAGGACATGGGAAGCGGAATATGAGGGGCtgaaagaaggaatcgcCGACTTAGGCAACGATGCTACAACAAACGATTTCCTGCGAGTCAGCCGCAAATTCGGGGGGACTTTCGTCAACGAAGACGAGTTTCGAGTGATTATTGGTGAGAAACAAGGCCTTCGGCGAACCAGACAACAAGTTATCGACCTTATTTCGAGGCGAATAGACTACGTTAAGACCAATGTGGCATCGATGGAAAAGAGACTGCGTGCAGCCGAGCCCCAAATGGAAGCTTTAGACTCTGCAGAACACCTAACTCGAAATCCAGCAGACGACTTTCCTATGCGAGAAATCATTGAGGAGCTTGACGAAAACGGAGAAGTTATTTCGAGTACGACTACCAACCCGGGGGATCAGGCCTCGAGTCTATTGGAGATTCTAAAAAAGGCTGGTGTTAAGGATATACCAGACCTTCCCAAGCGGGACGCTTCCGCGTTTATTGAGACACACTCTCCGGACACTGCGTCAAAAGATACTTTCGCCCCAGCAGCCGAACAAGGTGAACAGGCGGGCCAGAAGAaggaaggtcaagaagaggCTGGTCAGGAGCTTGCCTCATCAGGAGGCAATGAGCCCTCTTCGTCTGCATCGGATGCGGGTGGGACTCCGGCAGAAGTTGGAAAAGAGACCCCTGTCGTGGATGTCGACGAGTCTCCAGAAGATGCTCAGCTACGGCGTGAAATGTTGCGATATGGACTGGACGAGGTAGGCGCTGTAGTTGCCGAGCTTGAGTTGGATGATGATGCAAGTGAAATCTCAATCGAAGAAGAATACGATCCCTATCCatacgacgacgaagacgaagaggaagaggaagaagatgagtaCGGACGAAGTATCCGGCCTGTTCTGGACGAAGACTACCACCGTCAGATGCGTGAACTGGAGGCGAAATTGAACGCTCGTGGTATGTGGAATGTGGGCAAAGATACTGCGTCGCTTCCTGCGGATGTTAAAGAGGACCTTGAACATCCGGTTCAGGTAAAGGTAGAGAAGACACCGGAAACGAATGGTGAACCGGCTTCCAAGGCAAAGCCTAAGAAAAAGGTTGCCTTCGCTGATAATCTTGACATTGCGCCAACCCCAAAGCCCCCTGCTCCTGAAAGCAAAAAGGTTATCCCTCGAAAACCCGATGTTCCTGTTCTGTCGGATTCTATAATTGAGCGTACAACAGCAGAgaaggcttctgctgctgttgacgCACCTACCCCGAAGAAAACTTCCCGATTCAAGACCGCTCGTGGCTCTGCAGCGACGATTGCCAATGCAAGCTCCGCTGCACCCTCGACCTCATTCCAACACAAACCCGCATCGCTCGAACCAACCCCGTCAATGCCACTGTTTCCTGCCAAGCCTGCAGAACCGAAACCATTCTCCCAGCCTATCTCGGACATTTTGGAGAAGCCACCGAGTGCTGTCAAACCTGAAGGGAAAATCCTTGCAGATACCTTGGTTGAGCGTAACATTCCCGAGGGAACTGCCACAGCTCCAGAGCCTGAGGAGTTGGACGAGGAACTTCACCGGAAGGAAATTGCTACCGAGTTCCACCGGATGAAAAACAGGATGGCCAGACAAAACGGCAGTTCttttgatgatgaagaacaagaaatggTTTCCGCTGACCCAAGAGAACCGCCAAAGCGAATCAGTAAATTCCGGGCTTCTCGGATGGTATAG